One window from the genome of Nicotiana tomentosiformis chromosome 5, ASM39032v3, whole genome shotgun sequence encodes:
- the LOC104098099 gene encoding uncharacterized protein isoform X1: MARNEEKAQSMLNRFITMKEEEKKKPKERRPYLASECRDLAEADKWRQQIMREIGRKVAEIQNEGLGEHRLRDLNDEINKLIREKGHWERRIIELGGPNYTKHSAKMTDLEGNIVDVPNPGGRGPGYRYFGAAKKLPGVRELFEKPPELRKRRTRYDIYKRIDASYYGYRDEEDGILEKLEGPAEKKMQAAAVKEWMEMEEIKREAMKAVKSGEVVEVGLGSKILFEEEEDVIEEERRQKEREEEKEKEFVVHVPLPDEKEIERMVVEQKKMELLSKYASENLMEEQMEAKAMLNIQRSGINATVVARLYFFQV, encoded by the exons ATGGCGCGTAATGAAGAGAAAGCCCAGTCAATGTTAAATCGATTCATCACaatgaaagaagaagaaaagaaaaagccaAAAGAACGGCGCCCATATTTAGCCTCAGAGTGTCGAGATTTAGCTGAAGCAGACAAATGGAGGCAGCAAATCATGCGAGAAATCGGTCGAAAAGTAGCCGAGATCCAAAACGAAGGATTAGGAGAACACAGATTAAGAGACCTAAATGATGAGATTAATAAGTTGATTAGAGAGAAAGGGCACTGGGAAAGGAGGATTATTGAACTCGGTGGGCCTAATTATACTAAGCATTCGGCTAAAATGACGGATTTGGAAGGGAATATTGTTGATGTTCCAAACCCGGGTGGACGTGGTCCTGGGTATAGGTATTTTGGTGCTGCGAAGAAGTTGCCTGGTGTTAGGGAATTGTTTGAGAAACCTCCTGAATTGCGAAAACGAAGAACGAG GTATGACATATACAAGAGGATTGATGCCAGCTACTACGGGTACAGAGATGAAGAGGATGGAATATTGGAGAAGTTGGAGGGACCAGCAGAGAAGAAAATGCAGGCTGCAGCTGTGAAAGAATGGATGGAGATGGAAGAGATAAAGAGGGAAGCCATGAAGGCGGTAAAAAGTGGGGAGGTAGTAGAGGTGGGTTTGGGATCAAAGATATTGTTCGAGGAGGAAGAGGATGTGATCGAGGAGGAGAGGAGGCAAAAGGAGAGGGAGgaggagaaagaaaaagaatttgTGGTACATGTCCCATTGCCGGACGAGAAGGAGATTGAAAGGATGGTAGTGGAGCAGAAGAAGATGGAGCTCTTGAGCAAATATGCTAGTGAGAATTTAATGGAAGAGCAAATGGAAGCTAAGGCCATGCTCAACATTCAAAG ATCTGGGATTAATGCAACTGTAGTAGCGCGTTTGTACTTCTTTCAAGTGTAG
- the LOC104098099 gene encoding uncharacterized protein isoform X2 yields MARNEEKAQSMLNRFITMKEEEKKKPKERRPYLASECRDLAEADKWRQQIMREIGRKVAEIQNEGLGEHRLRDLNDEINKLIREKGHWERRIIELGGPNYTKHSAKMTDLEGNIVDVPNPGGRGPGYRYFGAAKKLPGVRELFEKPPELRKRRTRYDIYKRIDASYYGYRDEEDGILEKLEGPAEKKMQAAAVKEWMEMEEIKREAMKAVKSGEVVEVGLGSKILFEEEEDVIEEERRQKEREEEKEKEFVVHVPLPDEKEIERMVVEQKKMELLSKYASENLMEEQMEAKAMLNIQR; encoded by the exons ATGGCGCGTAATGAAGAGAAAGCCCAGTCAATGTTAAATCGATTCATCACaatgaaagaagaagaaaagaaaaagccaAAAGAACGGCGCCCATATTTAGCCTCAGAGTGTCGAGATTTAGCTGAAGCAGACAAATGGAGGCAGCAAATCATGCGAGAAATCGGTCGAAAAGTAGCCGAGATCCAAAACGAAGGATTAGGAGAACACAGATTAAGAGACCTAAATGATGAGATTAATAAGTTGATTAGAGAGAAAGGGCACTGGGAAAGGAGGATTATTGAACTCGGTGGGCCTAATTATACTAAGCATTCGGCTAAAATGACGGATTTGGAAGGGAATATTGTTGATGTTCCAAACCCGGGTGGACGTGGTCCTGGGTATAGGTATTTTGGTGCTGCGAAGAAGTTGCCTGGTGTTAGGGAATTGTTTGAGAAACCTCCTGAATTGCGAAAACGAAGAACGAG GTATGACATATACAAGAGGATTGATGCCAGCTACTACGGGTACAGAGATGAAGAGGATGGAATATTGGAGAAGTTGGAGGGACCAGCAGAGAAGAAAATGCAGGCTGCAGCTGTGAAAGAATGGATGGAGATGGAAGAGATAAAGAGGGAAGCCATGAAGGCGGTAAAAAGTGGGGAGGTAGTAGAGGTGGGTTTGGGATCAAAGATATTGTTCGAGGAGGAAGAGGATGTGATCGAGGAGGAGAGGAGGCAAAAGGAGAGGGAGgaggagaaagaaaaagaatttgTGGTACATGTCCCATTGCCGGACGAGAAGGAGATTGAAAGGATGGTAGTGGAGCAGAAGAAGATGGAGCTCTTGAGCAAATATGCTAGTGAGAATTTAATGGAAGAGCAAATGGAAGCTAAGGCCATGCTCAACATTCAAAGGTAG